The proteins below are encoded in one region of Festucalex cinctus isolate MCC-2025b chromosome 2, RoL_Fcin_1.0, whole genome shotgun sequence:
- the ssuh2rs1 gene encoding protein SSUH2 homolog isoform X1, translating to MEYKPILDDGRRSYGVANPGYLQATDGPPAMFAPPAPDYQGPSAPPANMFDNMPGYEGTVAGGGGGFLPPPMPTQPTPQPQPGPEQPQWNIPSISETTAREAFALWASSKCCYSSAPAKDGVITNMEAFNTYRYRLETFTESRSTEWSHEPYTGQPVDAYFQPPPGPWDITAPAPSYFTDSKQIIKVPYTSSMKSCHVCVGTGRTPCKDCTGAGNKVCWVCNGAGFRHGNERCNHCFGRGRENCHGCQGQGFKQCPTCRGKQQLLVYINLTIKWTNNSDDYVVEQCSGLQLDNLSKVSGKELFRDAQYLVYPVMGFPDPTVVNAAQRLINEHQGRFSQTSRILQQRQTIELIPVTKVTYSWKGKSQVYFVYGNEFQVSADNYPATCCCTVM from the exons ATGGAGTATAAGCCTATTTTAGA CGACGGAAGACGAAGTTACGGCGTGGCCAATCCAGGTTACCTACAAGCAACCGACGGTCCTCCTG CGATGTTTGCCCCACCCGCGCCTGACTACCAAGGACCGAGCGCTCCACCAGCCAACATGTTCGACAACATGCCCGGATATGAAGGCACTGTGGCCGGCGGAGGAG GTGGATTTCTACCCCCTCCAATGCCGACGCAACCGACTCCTCAGCCTCAGCCTGGACCTGAACAACCGCAGTGGAA TATTCCATCAATAAGTGAGACGACAGCACGGGAGGCTTTTGCACTGTGGGCCTCCAGCAAGTGTTGTTATAGTTCAGCGCCAGCAAAAGATGGAGTGATCACCAACATGGAGGCTTTCAATACCTACAGG TACCGACTGGAAACCTTCACTGAATCGAGATCGACTGAGTGGAGTCATGAGCCATATACTG GTCAGCCAGTGGATGCATACTTCCAACCCCCTCCCGGACCCTGGGATATTACTGCACCAGCCCCCAGTTATTTTACAGACAGTAAACAGATCATCAAAGTTCCCTACACTTCATCTATGAAG AGTTGTCACGTTTGCGTGGGAACGGGGCGGACACCTTGCAAAGATTGTACTGGCGCAGGCAAT AAAGTTTGCTGGGTGTGCAATGGAGCTGGTTTCCGCCACGGAAACGAGCGATGCAATCATTGCTTTGGCAGAGGACGGGAAAA CTGCCATGGATGCCAGGGGCAAGGATTCAAGCAGTGCCCTACATGTCGTGGAAAGCAGCAGCTTTTGGTCTATATCAACCTGACCATAAAATG GACCAATAACTCTGATGATTATGTTGTGGAGCAATGTAGTGGACTTCAGTTGGATAACCTCAGCAAAGTGTCTGGCAAGGAGCTTTTCAGGGATGCTCAGTACTTG GTATATCCAGTGATGGGATTCCCGGACCCTACTGTGGTAAATGCCGCACAGCGCTTAATCAACGAACACCAGGGCCGGTTCTCCCAGACGTCTCGAATTCTTCAACAG CGTCAAACTATCGAACTGATTCCTGTCACCAAAGTGACCTACTCATGGAAAGGGAAATCACAAGTTTACTTTGTCTATGGAAATGAATTTCAAGTCAGTGCAGACAATTATCCTGCCACCTGTTGCTGCACCGTGATGTAA
- the dcaf1 gene encoding ddb1 and cul4 associated factor 1, with protein sequence MASASASVDSKAELTALLEQWEREQQGGTQELVNILTKISELVEKETEEYHKADPDPFDDRHPGRADPECVLGHLLKILFKNDDFMNALVNSYVMASREFALNAEACRLLQNIMPGLETAVVFQEKEGIVERLFKWAQEAEQPLRIYATGLLAGAMENQDIAANYREENSVLVPLMLHRLRELQDIDAETKKEIQRPRKTLSGSLLPLDEETVDGGFDKPFSLNQNGAETEGPEPEEDGVMNLSALEPVNEPPFLPSALHKANNCVASAIKTMIKPMSAFGSFLHLGTSDGSSYLKRKAEKESGRAAKHKLNFSLPEPERNISELSNSSWSEMSPWVIGNSYRLYPLTPEIEQRLILQYLTPLGEYQELLAVFMQMGARELLMHYMDLKQTNDVQLTFEALKYLASLLLHKKFAAEFVAHGGVQKLLEIPRPSMAATGVSLCLYYLAYNQDAMERVCMLPHSVLSDVVGYTLWLLECSHASGCCHATMFFSISFSFRAVLELFDKQDGLRRLVNLISTLEILNPDDQGALLSDDEIFSSRQTAKHTCMALRRYFEAHLAIKVEQVKQSLQRTEGGAPIHSQPYYKAVSYSREQVVEMMEFLIEHGPLRLYWEPAEVFHKLSCVQLLLQLISIACDWRTYYGRSDTVRYALDILGILTVVPKTQMLLSETVAVVDENGSTISSAGMNIVLAVAEGEVFVNDAEIQKSALQVVINCVCAPDKRMSSIGKFIASTPRRRLPHMTKASENVLTKMWNVVQSNNGIKVLLSLLTVKMPITDADQIRALSCKALVGLSRSTSVRQIISKLPLFSSGHIQQLMKEPVLQDKRSEHVKFCKFAAELMERISGKPLLIGTDVSLAWLQRASVVAQSRITFPEKELLLLIRNHLVAKGLHDTATALTKEAELPVASCVSHPSLAVSPFASVTPSTAAVATLPRTPRLANGVGSRLGNHPSHSSAPSPAHLQVRPSTSQPTSAGSIPSTPHWGNGSPLIGRIVFSRERHSWCSASGCKKPRVLRQKSDHGAFNQTPAMKKQFDRHMPSPPALDGIITEYLREQHARCKNPVATCPPFSLFTPHQCPEPKQRRQAPINFTSRNTRRVIYPKYGGVDGGCFDRHLIFSRFRPISVFREADEDESGFTCCAFSARERFLMLGTCTGQLKLYNVFTGQEEASYSCHSSAITNLEPSRDGSLILTSASWSYPTSALWGMKSVFIMKHSFLGDHYVEFSKLSQDRVIGTEEQLAHIYDIQTGQVTLTLNNPDLANNYKRNCATFNPTDDLVLNDGVLWDVRSAQAIHKFDKFNMNISGVFHPNGLEVIINTEIWDLRTFHLLHTVPALDQCRTVFNNNGTVIYGAILQADDEDDMMEMQMKSPFGSSFRTFNATDYKPIATIDVKKNIFDLCTDSKDCYLAVIENQDSINTDTVCRLYEVGRQRLAEEEEDEEDQEDDDQEDDDDDDDSDDDVDTDPLIAELENENGGDDDDDGNEEFSPSDEDVAQLLEEDLDGGDDEEDEDNDDDSDNDAELDVDNDSSDNSDLEDDIILSLNE encoded by the exons ATGGCGTCGGCATCTGCCAGTGTGGACTCCAAGGCAGAGCTGACTGCTCTACTGGAACAGTGGGAGAGGGAACAACAAGGCGGCACACAGGAGCTAGTTAACATCCTCACCAA AATTTCTGAGCTTGTCGAGAAGGAGACTGAGGAATACCACAAAGCAGACCCAGACCCATTTGATGATCGACATCCTG GGAGAGCTGATCCAGAATGTGTATTAGGGCATTTGCTCAAGATTCTGTTCAAGAATGATGACTTCATGAATGCA TTGGTGAATAGTTATGTGATGGCCAGCAGAGAATTTGCCCTCAATGCAGAAGCTTGTCGCCTGCTTCAGAACATCATGCCTGGCCTGGAGACAGCAGTGGTCTTTCAGGAGAAG GAGGGAATAGTTGAAAGGTTGTTCAAGTGGGCTCAGGAGGCCGAGCAGCCCCTCAGAATCTATGCCACAGGCTTGTTAGCAGGTGCCATGGAGAATCAGGATATTGCAGCCAACTACCGAGAAGAGAACTCTGTTTTG GTGCCATTGATGCTACATCGCTTGCGTGAGCTTCAAGATATAGATGcagagacaaaaaaagaaatccaacGTCCCAGAAAAACCCTGAGTGGATCTTTGCTACCTTTGGATGAGGAGACCGTTGATGGAGGCTTTGATAAACCCTTCTCGCTCAACCAAAATGGGGCTGAAACAGAAGGACCAGAACCGGAAGAGGATGGCGTAATGAACCTCTCCGCCTTGGAGCCTGTAAACGAGCCTCCGTTTCTTCCCAGTGCACTTCACAAGGCCAATAACTGCGTCGCCTCGGCAATTAAAACCATGATCAAGCCCATGTCGGCTTTCGGGTCATTTCTGCACTTAGGCACCTCTGATGGTAGTAGCTACCTAAAAAGAAAAGCAGAGAAGGAAAGTGGCAGGGCCGCAAAGCACAAATTGAATTTCTCTTTGCCGGAACCAGAGAGGAATATAAGTGAGCTTTCCAACAGCAGCTGGTCTGAGATGAGCCCATGGGTGATTGGCAACAGCTACCGCTTATACCCTCTGACCCCTGAAATCGAGCAGAGACTCATTTTGCAGTATCTCACTCCTCTGGGAGAATATCAGGAG TTGTTGGCAGTGTTCATGCAAATGGGAGCCCGTGAGCTCCTTATGCATTATATGGATCTGAAGCAGACCAACGATGTACAGCTCACATTTGAGGCTCTCAAG TACTTGGCTTCCCTGCTGCTTCACAAGAAATTTGCTGCTGAGTTTGTGGCACACGGAGGAGTTCAGAAATTGCTGGAAATCCCCAGGCCCTCTATGGCTGCCACTGGAGTGTCCCTGTGCCTGTACTACCTTGCCTATAACCAAGATGCCATGGAAagg GTGTGTATGCTGCCCCACTCGGTCCTGTCAGACGTGGTTGGCTACACGCTGTGGCTGCTGGAATGCTCGCACGCATCCGGCTGCTGCCACGCCACCATGTTCTTCTCCATTTCCTTTTCTTTCCGCGCCGTGCTGGAGCTCTTCGACAAGCAGGACGGGCTGCGACGCCTCGTCAATCTG ATTAGCACGTTGGAGATCCTGAACCCTGACGACCAGGGAGCGCTGCTGAGTGACGACGAGATTTTCTCCAGCAGGCAGACCGCGAAGCACACTTGCATGGCGCTGCGCAGGTACTTTGAGGCCCATCTGGCCATCAAGGTGGAGCAGGTGAAGCAGTCCCTGCAGCGCACAGAGGGAGGCGCTCCTATTCACTCACAACCGTACTACAAG GCAGTCAGTTACAGCCGCGAGCAGGTGGTGGAAATGATGGAGTTCCTCATCGAGCACGGCCCTCTTCGTTTATATTGGGAACCGGCAGAGGTCTTCCACAAACTCTCTTGTGTCCAACTCCTCCTGCAACTCATTTCGATCGCATGTGACTGGAGGACCTATTATGGCAG GAGTGACACTGTGCGCTACGCTCTTGACATCCTGGGCATCCTCACGGTTGTACCAAAGACGCAAATGCTGTTATCCGAGACTGTTGCTGTTGTCGATGAGAACGGGTCTACTATTTCAAGTGCAG GAATGAACATCGTCTTGGCGGTGGCAGAGGGAGAAGTGTTTGTGAACGATGCCGAGATCCAGAAGTCTGCCTTGCAGGTTGTCATTAACTGCGTCTGCGCTCCTGACAAACGCATGTCCAGCATTGGCAAGTTCATTGCCAGCACGCCCCGTCGTCGGCTCCCTCACATGACCAAAGCCAGCGAAAATGTGCTCACCAAGATGTGGAATGTGGTGCAGTCCAACAACGGCATTAAG GTTCTACTGTCCCTTCTGACAGTGAAGATGCCAATCACAGACGCCGACCAGATCCGAGCTCTGTCCTGCAAGGCCCTGGTGGGTCTGTCTCGCTCCACGTCTGTCCGGCAGATCATCAGCAAGCTGCCTTTGTTCAGCAGCGGCCACATCCAGCAGCTGATGAAGGAGCCCGTGCTCCAGGACAAACGCAGCGAGCACGTCAAGTTCTGCAAGTTTGCGGCCGAGCTGATGGAAAGAATATCGGGCAAGCCCTTGCTGATCGGCACCGACGTCTCGCTGGCGTGGCTGCAGCGAGCCAGCGTGGTGGCCCAGTCCCGGATCACCTTTCCCGAGAAAGAGCTGCTGCTGCTCATCAGGAACCACCTCGTCGCAAAAGGCCTTCACGACACGGCCACCGCCCTCACCAAGGAGGCGGAGCTTCCCGTGGCGTCGTGCGTGTCGCACCCATCGCTCGCCGTGTCCCCTTTCGCCTCAGTCACGCCCTCTACCGCCGCCGTCGCCACGTTACCTCGCACCCCCCGGCTGGCCAACGGCGTCGGGTCACGGCTGGGCAACCATCCCTCCCATTCGTCCGCTCCGTCGCCCGCCCACTTGCAAGTGCGGCCCTCGACGTCGCAGCCCACCTCGGCGGGCTCGATCCCGTCGACGCCGCACTGGGGCAACGGCTCGCCCCTGATCGGCCGGATCGTTTTCTCCCGCGAGCGACACTCGTGGTGCAGTGCCAGCGGTTGCAAGAAGCCCCGCGTGCTCAGGCAGAAGTCGGACCACGGCGCCTTCAATCAGACGCCGGCCATGAAAAAGCAATTTGACCGGCACATGCCGTCCCCGCCCGCATTGGACGGCATCATCACCGAGTATCTGCGGGAACAGCACGCGCGCTGTAAAAACCCCGTCGCCACTTGCCCGCCATTTTCGCTCTTCACCCCGCATCAGTGCCCCGAGCCCAAACAGAGACGGCAAGCGCCGATCAACTTCACGTCCCGAAACACGAGGCGGGTCATATATCCAAAATACGGAGGAGTCGACGGTGGATGCTTTGACAGACATCTCATCTTCAGCAG GTTCCGTCCGATCTCCGTATTCAGGGAAGCCGACGAGGATGAGAGCGGGTTCACATGTTGTGCCTTCTCAGCTCGCGAGCGCTTCCTGATGCTGGGGACCTGCACGGGCCAATTGAAACTCTACAATGTGTTCACAGGCCAGGAGGAGGCCAGCTACAGCTGTCACAGTTCGGCAATCACTAACCTCGAACCCTCTCGG gaCGGCTCCTTAATTCTCACTTCAGCCTCTTGGAGTTACCCAACGTCTGCACTGTGGGGGATGAAGTCGGTGTTCATCATGAA GCATTCCTTTCTGGGTGACCATTATGTGGAGTTCAGCAAGCTGTCACAAGATCGCGTCATTGGGACTGAGGAGCAACTAGCGCAT atttatgACATCCAGACGGGCCAGGTGACGCTGACTCTAAACAACCCCGACCTGGCTAATAACTACAAGCGGAACTGTGCCACCTTCAACCCCACAGACGACCTGGTACTGAACGACGGCGTGCTGTGGGATGTGCGCTCCGCTCAGGCCATCCACAAGTTTGACAAGTTCAACATGAACATCAGTGGCGTGTTCCACCCCAATGGCCTGGAGGTCATCATCAACACGGAAATT TGGGATCTGCGAACCTTCCACCTCCTTCATACGGTTCCGGCTCTGGACCAGTGCAGGACAGTCTTCAACAACAACGGCACCGTCATTTATGGAG CGATATTACAGGCTGACGATGAGGACGATATGATGGAGATGCAGATGAAAAGTCCTTTTGGTTCGTCGTTCCGGACTTTCAACGCCACAGACTACAAACCCATCG CCACCATTGATGTCAAGAAGAATATTTTTGATCTGTGCACAGACTCTAAAGACTGTTACCTTGCTGTAATTGAG AACCAAGACTCCATTAACACAGACACAGTCTGCCGGCTTTATGAAGTTGGCCGACAAAGACtggccgaggaggaggaggacgaggaggatcAG GAGGATGACGATcaggaggacgacgacgacgatgacgactcCGATGACGACGTCGATACAGATCCACTTATCGCGGAGCTGGAGAACGAAAACGGCggcgatgacgacgacgatggaAATGAGGAGTTCTCCCCCTCCGATGAGGACGTGGCTCAACTCCTCGAGGAGGACTTGGATGGAGGAGACGACGAAGAGGATGAGGACAACGACGACGACTCTGACAATGATGCCGAACTGGATGTGGACAATG
- the rpl32 gene encoding large ribosomal subunit protein eL32: MAALRPLTKPKIVKKRTKKFIRHQSDRYVKIAKNWRKPRGIDNRVRRRFKGQMLMPNIGYGSNKKTKYMLPTGFKKFLVHNVKELEVLMMSNKTHCAEIAHNVSSKNRKVIVERAAQLAIKITNPNARLRSEENE, from the exons ATGGCAGCCCTCCGACCCCTCACAAAGCCCAAAATCGTCAAGAAGAGAACCAAGAAGTTCATCCGCCATCAATCAGACCGATATGTCAAGATTGCG AAAAACTGGCGCAAGCCCAGAGGTATTGACAACAGGGTCCGCAGGCGGTTCAAGGGGCAGATGCTGATGCCCAATATCGGTTACGGTAGCAACAAGAAGACAAAGTATATGCTGCCAACTGGCTTCAAGAAGTTCCTGGTGCACAATGTCAAAGAGCTGGAAGTTCTCATGATGAGTAACAA GACTCACTGTGCCGAAATCGCCCACAACGTCTCGTCAAAGAACAGAAAGGTGATCGTGGAGAGGGCAGCTCAGCTGGCCATTAAGATCACCAACCCCAACGCCAGGCTCAGGAGCGAGGAGAACGAATAA
- the ssuh2rs1 gene encoding protein SSUH2 homolog isoform X2 has translation MDFNNSEGQAMFAPPAPDYQGPSAPPANMFDNMPGYEGTVAGGGGGFLPPPMPTQPTPQPQPGPEQPQWNIPSISETTAREAFALWASSKCCYSSAPAKDGVITNMEAFNTYRYRLETFTESRSTEWSHEPYTGQPVDAYFQPPPGPWDITAPAPSYFTDSKQIIKVPYTSSMKSCHVCVGTGRTPCKDCTGAGNKVCWVCNGAGFRHGNERCNHCFGRGRENCHGCQGQGFKQCPTCRGKQQLLVYINLTIKWTNNSDDYVVEQCSGLQLDNLSKVSGKELFRDAQYLVYPVMGFPDPTVVNAAQRLINEHQGRFSQTSRILQQRQTIELIPVTKVTYSWKGKSQVYFVYGNEFQVSADNYPATCCCTVM, from the exons ATGGATTTTAACAACTCAGAGGGTCAAG CGATGTTTGCCCCACCCGCGCCTGACTACCAAGGACCGAGCGCTCCACCAGCCAACATGTTCGACAACATGCCCGGATATGAAGGCACTGTGGCCGGCGGAGGAG GTGGATTTCTACCCCCTCCAATGCCGACGCAACCGACTCCTCAGCCTCAGCCTGGACCTGAACAACCGCAGTGGAA TATTCCATCAATAAGTGAGACGACAGCACGGGAGGCTTTTGCACTGTGGGCCTCCAGCAAGTGTTGTTATAGTTCAGCGCCAGCAAAAGATGGAGTGATCACCAACATGGAGGCTTTCAATACCTACAGG TACCGACTGGAAACCTTCACTGAATCGAGATCGACTGAGTGGAGTCATGAGCCATATACTG GTCAGCCAGTGGATGCATACTTCCAACCCCCTCCCGGACCCTGGGATATTACTGCACCAGCCCCCAGTTATTTTACAGACAGTAAACAGATCATCAAAGTTCCCTACACTTCATCTATGAAG AGTTGTCACGTTTGCGTGGGAACGGGGCGGACACCTTGCAAAGATTGTACTGGCGCAGGCAAT AAAGTTTGCTGGGTGTGCAATGGAGCTGGTTTCCGCCACGGAAACGAGCGATGCAATCATTGCTTTGGCAGAGGACGGGAAAA CTGCCATGGATGCCAGGGGCAAGGATTCAAGCAGTGCCCTACATGTCGTGGAAAGCAGCAGCTTTTGGTCTATATCAACCTGACCATAAAATG GACCAATAACTCTGATGATTATGTTGTGGAGCAATGTAGTGGACTTCAGTTGGATAACCTCAGCAAAGTGTCTGGCAAGGAGCTTTTCAGGGATGCTCAGTACTTG GTATATCCAGTGATGGGATTCCCGGACCCTACTGTGGTAAATGCCGCACAGCGCTTAATCAACGAACACCAGGGCCGGTTCTCCCAGACGTCTCGAATTCTTCAACAG CGTCAAACTATCGAACTGATTCCTGTCACCAAAGTGACCTACTCATGGAAAGGGAAATCACAAGTTTACTTTGTCTATGGAAATGAATTTCAAGTCAGTGCAGACAATTATCCTGCCACCTGTTGCTGCACCGTGATGTAA